The Chitinimonas arctica region AGGCCGGCCTGCCGGTCGGCGTACCGGGCATGACCATCAACCAGGTGTGCGGTTCGGGCCTGAAGGCAACCCACCTGGCGGTGCAGGCCATCCTGGCCGGCGACGCCGATATCGTGATTGCCGGCGGGCAGGAGAATATGTCGGCTGCCCCGCACCTGTTGCCGAACAGCCGCGACGGTTTCCGCATGGGCAACGCCACCCTGGTGGACAGCATGGTCTACGACGGCCTGACCGACGTCTACAACCAGTACCACATGGGCGTGACCGCCGAAAATATCGCCGCCAAATATGGCATCAGCCGGCAGGAGCAGGACGAGCTGGCGGTCGCCTCGCAGAACAAGGCCGAAGCCGCCCAGAAGGCTGGCCGTTTCGCCGACGAAATCGTGCCGGTGATGATCCCGCAGCGCAAGGGTGATCCCGTCGCCTTCGACAGCGATGAATACATCAAGCCGGGCGCCAACATCGAAGCCCTGCAGAAGCTGCGCCCCGCCTTCAACAAGGAAGGCAGCGTCACCGCCGGCAATGCTTCCGGCCTGAACGACGGCGCCGCCGCGCTGCTGCTGATGAGCGCCGCCAAGGCAGCCGAGCTGGGCCTCAAGCCGCTGGCCCGCATCGCCGGTTACGCCTCCAGCGGTGTAGAACCCAGCATCATGGGCATGGGCCCGGTACCTGCCACCCGCCGCGCGCTGGAACGGGCCGGCTGGACGCTGGACCAGGTCGATCTGATCGAAGCGAACGAAGCCTTTGCCGCCCAGGCCCTGGGCGTGGCGCGCGAGCTGCAGTGGGATTGGAACAAGGTCAATGTCAACGGTGGCGCCATCGCCTTGGGTCACCCGATCGGTGCCTCGGGTGCCCGCGTGCTGGTTACCCTGCTGCACGAAATGGCGCGCCGCGATGTGAAGAAGGGCCTGGCCACGCTCTGTATCGGCGGCGGTATGGGCGTGGCGCTGTGCGTGGAACGGGTTTGACGGCCTGAACGCCGGTTTCTTCGCGGTGATTCACCGCGAAGGCCGGCAGGGCCTTATAATACAAGACTAGGTTTTAACGGAAACACCACCATGGCACTGTTCAAAGACACCACCTACGTATCCGAAACCACCCAGTTCCTGCGTGATTTCCTGGAAAAGAACCCCGACGTGGCCAAAGGCCAGATCGAAGGCCGCGCCTTGCTGTGGGACAAGCAGGTGGACCGTAGCTTCGAGACGGCCGCCGAGGCGGCCAGCGTCAAGCAGAAGGCCTATGTGTATCAGCCGGAGTAATTCGGTTAGGCAAAATGAGCGATCCAATTTTTTTGGGTCGCTTTTTTTTCGTCGAAAAAAATAGCAGGGCGGACAGCTTTGTGGGTTACAGGACGCGAAGTTTCCGGACTCGCGGCTCACGGGGAGTGCCACCGCTCGGTTTCAATTTCTGAACAGTTCCGTTCGAGCAGGCCTGAGCAAGTGCTTGGGATAGGTGATCCAGGTTCGATGCCACCGTACTGGCGACGTAGACGCGCTTCTTCGATGGGATAGATGTTTGCTTAACGGACATTTTCATGATCAAAGTACCCCACCGTTTCCAATCCTACGTCTTTGACGATTGATCCAAGCCCGCTACGCAAATGGGGCACAGAAAAACACCCCAAAGGTTGGCATTTTTTCCAACTTCTGGGGTGCAGTTCATTTAGGACGCTCTTTTATGGCCTACCGCAGACCGCTTCAACCCAGCTGGGTCAACCCACCCAGATAAGACTGCAAAGCCGCCGGTACCGTCACCGAGCCATCGGCGTTCTGGTAGTTTTCCAGCACGGCCACCAGGGTACGTCCCACCGCCAAGCCCGAACCGTTCAAGGTATGCACCAGTTCGTTCTTGCCGGCGGCATTCTTGACCCGGGTCTGCATGCGGCGCGCCTGGAAGGCTTCGCAATTGGAGACCGAGCTGATCTCGCGGTAGGTGTTCTGCGCAGGCAGCCACACTTCCAGGTCGTAGGTCTTGGCGGCCGAAAAGCCCATATCGCCGGTACATAGCGCCATGACGCGGTAGGGCAGTCCCAGCTTTTGCAGTACGGCTTCGGCATGGCCGGCCATTTCTTCCAGGGCGGCGTAGCTGTTTTCAGCGCTGACGATCTGGACCATTTCCACCTTGTCGAACTGATGCTGGCGGATCAGGCCACGGGTATCGCGGCCGTAGCTGCCTGCTTCCGAGCGGAAGCAGGGGCTGTGGGCGGTCAGCTTGATGGGCAGATCCTCGGCCTTGAGGAGCTGTTCACGGACGGTATTGGTCAGCGAGATCTCCGAGGTGGAGATCAGGTATTGGGTGTGGCCATCTTCGCCGCCACGTTCGACCCGGAACATATCTTCGGCGAACTTCGGCAATTGACCGGTACCGTGCAGGACTTCCGGGTTGACGATATAGGGCGTGTAGCATTCCTCATAGCCGTGCTCGCCGGTCTGCACGTCCAGCATGAACTGGGCGAGGGCACGGTGCAGTTTGGCGATATGGCCGCGCAGCAGGGTGAAACGGGCGCCCGACAGCTTGGCGCCGGTTTCGAAATCCAGCCCCAGCGGACCACCGACATCGACGTGGTCGCGCACGTCGAAGTCGAAGCTGCGTGGCGTGCCCCAGCGGCGTACTTCCACATTGCCGGTTTCGTCGGCGCCCTGCGGCACGCTCTCGTGCGGCAGATTGGGGATGACGCTCAGCATGCCTTCCATTTTTTCCTGCAGGACGGCCAGGCTTTGTTCGGCTGCCTTCAGCTCGTCGCCGAGGGTGGCGACATCGGCCATGATGGGGCCGACATCCTCGCCGCGTGCCTTGGCCTGGCCGATCAGCTTGGAGCTGGCATTGCGGCGGGCTTGCAGTTCCTGCGTGCTGGTCTGCAGCGACTTACGTTCGTGTTCGAGCGCGGCGATGGCGGCGGTGTCGAGGGTATAGCCGCGCGCGGCGAGGCGGGCGGCCACCCCTTCGAGGTCATTACGGAGTAGTTGGATATCGATCATGACAAAACCTGTTTTTATCTAGCGAATTCGGGAGATCAATCGGGCCGATTCTAACCGGCCAAGGCGGTGGGCGGACAGCGTGGCATGCGACGGCGTCGCTAAACGCTGTCCTTGCTAGATCGTGCCGCTTGGTCGAGCTGGCGCAAATGCGCCATTTTCTCGGCAATCTTGCTTTCCAGGCCGCGCGCCACCGGCTGGTACCAGCCCGGCTCGTCCATGCC contains the following coding sequences:
- a CDS encoding acetyl-CoA C-acetyltransferase, producing the protein MSEVVIVAARRTAIGSFGGSLAKIPAPELGAIVIKALLEQTGVKPEQVSEVILGNVLTAGLGQNPARQALIKAGLPVGVPGMTINQVCGSGLKATHLAVQAILAGDADIVIAGGQENMSAAPHLLPNSRDGFRMGNATLVDSMVYDGLTDVYNQYHMGVTAENIAAKYGISRQEQDELAVASQNKAEAAQKAGRFADEIVPVMIPQRKGDPVAFDSDEYIKPGANIEALQKLRPAFNKEGSVTAGNASGLNDGAAALLLMSAAKAAELGLKPLARIAGYASSGVEPSIMGMGPVPATRRALERAGWTLDQVDLIEANEAFAAQALGVARELQWDWNKVNVNGGAIALGHPIGASGARVLVTLLHEMARRDVKKGLATLCIGGGMGVALCVERV
- a CDS encoding DUF3460 family protein, with the protein product MALFKDTTYVSETTQFLRDFLEKNPDVAKGQIEGRALLWDKQVDRSFETAAEAASVKQKAYVYQPE
- the serS gene encoding serine--tRNA ligase, whose translation is MIDIQLLRNDLEGVAARLAARGYTLDTAAIAALEHERKSLQTSTQELQARRNASSKLIGQAKARGEDVGPIMADVATLGDELKAAEQSLAVLQEKMEGMLSVIPNLPHESVPQGADETGNVEVRRWGTPRSFDFDVRDHVDVGGPLGLDFETGAKLSGARFTLLRGHIAKLHRALAQFMLDVQTGEHGYEECYTPYIVNPEVLHGTGQLPKFAEDMFRVERGGEDGHTQYLISTSEISLTNTVREQLLKAEDLPIKLTAHSPCFRSEAGSYGRDTRGLIRQHQFDKVEMVQIVSAENSYAALEEMAGHAEAVLQKLGLPYRVMALCTGDMGFSAAKTYDLEVWLPAQNTYREISSVSNCEAFQARRMQTRVKNAAGKNELVHTLNGSGLAVGRTLVAVLENYQNADGSVTVPAALQSYLGGLTQLG